A region from the Pararge aegeria chromosome Z, ilParAegt1.1, whole genome shotgun sequence genome encodes:
- the LOC120636134 gene encoding probable citrate synthase 2, mitochondrial, whose product MALFRITSSKLIEIQKACPTASILLRSLSAEQTNLKSILQEKIPKEQEKIREFRKKNGSTKVGEVTVDMMYGGMRGIKGLVWETSVLDPEEGIRFRGLSIPECQQRLPKAKGGQEPLPEGLFWLLVTGEIPTEAQVKALSKEWAQRAELPAHVVTMLNNMPSKLHPMSQFSAAVTALNSESKFAQAYSEGVHKSKYWEYVYEDTMNLIAKLPVVAATIYRNTYRDGKGIGAIDDSKDWSANYCTMLGFDDPQFTELMRLYLTIHSDHEGGNVSAHTTHLVGSALSDPYLSFAAGLNGLAGPLHGLANQEVLIWLEKLRKQVGDNFTEEGLKEFIWKTLKSGQVVPGYGHAVLRKTDPRYTCQREFALKHLPNDPMFKLVAAVYKVVPPILTELGKVKNPWPNVDSHSGVLLQYYGLKEMNYYTVMFGVSRALGVLAQLIWSRALGLPIERPKSLSTELLIKQLGK is encoded by the exons ATGGCTCTGTTCAGGATCACGTCTtctaaattaattgaaatacag aAAGCATGCCCGACGGCATCTATCTTACTGCGAAGCCTCAGCGCGGAGCAGACCAACTTGAAGAGTATTCTTCAAGAAAAGATCCCCAAAGAGCAGGAAAAGATCCGCGAGTTCCGTAAGAAAAATGGCTCCACCAAAGTGGGTGAAGTCACAGTTGACATG ATGTATGGTGGCATGCGTGGCATCAAAGGTTTAGTGTGGGAGACATCAGTGCTAGACCCCGAAGAGGGTATCCGATTCCGTGGACTCTCAATCCCCGAGTGCCAACAGAGACTACCTAAAGCTAAAGGGGGTCAGGAACCTCTGCCAGAGGGTCTCTTCTGGCTTCTTGTGACCGGCGAAATTCCCACCGAGGCGCAAGTTAAAGCACTGTCCAAGGAATGGGCACAGAG GGCTGAACTCCCGGCTCATGTTGTGACAATGCTCAACAACATGCCAAGCAAGTTGCACCCGATGTCGCAATTTTCGGCTGCTGTGACAGCCCTGAACAGCGAGTCCAAGTTTGCACAGGCCTACAGCGAGGGCGTACACAAGTCTAAATACTGGGAG TACGTTTACGAAGACACAATGAACCTTATCGCTAAACTGCCAGTGGTAGCCGCTACTATTTATCGCAACACGTACCGCGACGGAAAAGGAATCGGCGCCATTGATGACAGCAAGGACTGGTCTGCCAACTACTGCACCATGCTTGGCTTCGACGATCCGCAATTCACGGAACTTATGAGACTGTACCTTACCATTCACAG TGACCACGAGGGTGGCAATGTATCAGCGCATACAACCCACTTGGTCGGCTCTGCTCTCAGCGATCCTTACCTATCCTTCGCTGCCGGCCTCAACGGCTTAGCTGGACCTCTGCACGGACTTGCCAACCAAGAG GTGTTGATCTGGTTGGAGAAACTACGCAAGCAGGTGGGCGATAACTTCACAGAAGAGGGCCTCAAGGAGTTCATCTGGAAGACCCTCAAGTCCGGCCAGGTTGTGCCTGGATACGGCCACGCTGTACTTAGGAAAACCGACCCTAG atACACCTGCCAACGCGAGTTTGCGCTGAAGCACTTGCCTAACGACCCCATGTTCAAGCTGGTTGCGGCGGTGTACAAGGTGGTCCCACCAATCCTAACTGAGCTCGGAAAGGTCAAGAACCCGTGGCCCAATGTGGACTCCCACTCCGGTGTCCTCTTacag TATTACGGTCTGAAGGAGATGAACTACTACACCGTTATGTTCGGCGTGTCTCGCGCTCTCGGCGTGCTGGCTCAACTCATCTGGTCGCGCGCTCTTGGTCTCCCAATCGAACGCCCCAAGTCCCTCAGCACCGAACTCCTCATCAAGCAACTCGGCAAGTAA